The following coding sequences lie in one Apium graveolens cultivar Ventura chromosome 3, ASM990537v1, whole genome shotgun sequence genomic window:
- the LOC141712315 gene encoding leucine-rich repeat receptor protein kinase EMS1, translating to MDSLYQGALAATLSFIIVIVLFAILIFFCKKSKTNNVTPPRNTTRTAPTSVSMSETASFDQSLPNFSYPDLVRVTENFSANRIIGDGSFGMVYKANLMNRTVAVKKLSADAFQGFREFRAEMETLGKISQHPNIVKMLGYCATNLDRILIYEYLEKGSLDQWLCDTSPGNNDSMSEPKLTLSWETRLSIIADVAKGLCYMHNLEPPIIHRDIKASNVLLDSKFRAHIADFGLARRMKEEHSHVSTQVAGTMGYMPPEYFQGSTLATPMGDVYSFGVLMLEIATGRRPNWPFKEDGKDIRIVEWCTKMVAQNKEMKIIDCSISSNELKEKQVVEFFWIAMLCTDEAAPKHRPTMKKVVELLDGIY from the coding sequence ATGGATTCACTTTACCAAGGTGCATTAGCTGCAACATTAAGCTTCATTATCGTTATTGTCCTCTTTGCCATCCTCATCTTCTTCTGCAAAAAGTCTAAAACTAACAATGTAACACCACCCCGAAACACCACTCGAACTGCTCCCACCTCAGTTTCTATGTCTGAGACTGCTAGCTTCGACCAAAGTCTACCCAACTTTTCGTACCCTGACCTCGTTAGAGTCACTGAAAATTTCTCTGCCAATCGCATCATCGGTGACGGGAGTTTCGGTATGGTGTACAAAGCAAATCTTATGAACCGTACGGTTGCGGTCAAGAAATTATCGGCTGACGCTTTCCAGGGTTTCCGAGAATTTCGTGCAGAAATGGAAACCCTGGGAAAGATCTCCCAGCACCCGAACATAGTCAAGATGCTCGGGTACTGTGCCACGAATTTAGATCGGATACTAATTTACGAGTATTTAGAAAAAGGTAGTTTGGACCAATGGTTATGTGACACGTCGCCCGGTAATAACGATTCTATGTCAGAACCGAAATTAACGTTATCTTGGGAAACGAGATTAAGTATCATTGCTGATGTTGCGAAAGGACTATGTTATATGCATAATTTGGAACCTCCTATTATTCATAGAGATATTAAAGCTAGTAATGTTTTACTGGACTCAAAATTTCGCGCTCATATTGCTGATTTCGGATTAGCTAGAAGGATGAAAGAAGAGCATTCGCATGTATCGACCCAAGTTGCAGGAACAATGGGGTATATGCCACCAGAGTATTTTCAAGGGTCAACGTTAGCGACGCCGATGGGAGATGTTTATAGCTTTGGTGTTTTGATGCTAGAGATTGCGACGGGGAGGCGGCCTAATTGGCCTTTCAAGGAGGATGGAAAGGATATTAGAATAGTGGAATGGTGTACGAAAATGGTAGCACAAAATAAGGAAATGAAGATTATTGATTGTTCCATTTCGAGTAATGAATTGAAAGAGAAACAAGTTGTGGAGTTTTTTTGGATTGCTATGCTGTGTACAGATGAAGCTGCTCCCAAGCATAGGCCTACAATGAAAAAGGTAGTAGAGTTATTGGATGGTATCTATTAA